The Lycium ferocissimum isolate CSIRO_LF1 chromosome 10, AGI_CSIRO_Lferr_CH_V1, whole genome shotgun sequence genome window below encodes:
- the LOC132033198 gene encoding ornithine transcarbamylase, chloroplastic-like: MAAVFSHLSSDATSFSGIQSSRFSGVFVPSPITFPATRRRVTCSVNGNANANQKDFLHISNFNKSTILNILDRAKEVKALIKSGERTYLPFKGKTMAMIFAKPSMRTRVSFETGFYLLGGHAIYLGPDDIQMGKREETRDVARVLSGYNDIIMARVFAHQDILDLAKYATVPVINGLTDYNHPCQIMADALTIIEHVGQLEGTKVVYIGDGNNIVHSWLLLASVIPFHFVCACPKGFEPDQETVKKAQQAGVGKIEITNDPKEAVRGADVVYSDVWASMGQKEEAAKRRQVFQGFQVDEELMKLAGRNTYFMHCLPAERGVEVTDGVVEAPNSIVFPQAENRMHAQNAIMLHVMGL; the protein is encoded by the exons ATGGCCGCCGTtttctctcacttatcatcagaTGCCACGTCATTCTCCGGCATTCAGTCGTCTCGCTTTTCCGGCGTATTTGTCCCTTCTCCGATCACATTTCCGGCCACCCGTCGACGTGTCACTTGCTCAGTCAATGGAAATG CAAATGCCAATCAGAAGGACTTTCTGCACATCAGCAATTTCAACAAATCAACTATTTTGAACATCTTGGATCGAGCCAAAGAGGTGAAAGCACTTATAAAATCAGGAGAGAGGACATATCTCCCATTTAAAGGTAAAACAATGGCGATGATATTTGCTAAGCCATCCATGAGGACACGGGTTTCCTTTGAGACAGGGTTTTACTTGCTTGGTGGCCACGCTATATATTTGGGACCAGATGACATACAGATGGGTAAGCGGGAAGAAACTCGTGATGTTGCTCGTGTTCTGTCTGGCTATAATGATATCATTATGGCTCGAGTTTTTGCTCATCAG GACATTCTAGATCTTGCTAAATATGCAACTGTACCAGTGATTAATGGTCTGACAGACTACAACCATCCTTGCCAAATTATGGCTGATGCCCTTACAATAATTGAACATGTTGGTCAGCTGGAAGGAACTAAG GTTGTCTATATTGGAGATGGAAATAACATAGTGCATTCTTGGTTGCTGCTGGCATCAGTAATTCCTTTCCACTTTGTTTGTGCCTGTCCAAAAGGTTTTGAACCTGACCAGGAAACAGTTAAGAAAGCACAACAGGCTGGAGTAGGCAAAATTGAGATAACTAATGATCCAAAGGAAGCTGTTAGAGGAGCTGATGTCGTGTACTCAGATGTCTGGGCTAGCATGGGACAAAAGGAAGAAGCTGCAAAGCGCCGTCAGGTGTTTCAAGGATTCCAG GTGGACGAAGAACTCATGAAATTAGCTGGAAGGAATACCTATTTTATGCATTGTTTGCCTGCAGAGAGGGGAGTGGAAGTCACTGATGGCGTGGTTGAAGCGCCAAATTCTATTGTGTTCCCTCAAGCAGAGAACCGTATGCATGCACAAAATGCAATTATGCTTCATGTAATGGGATTGTAA
- the LOC132033197 gene encoding auxilin-like protein 1: MESLQRPLHRRKLSSANGFSFSSKQHPYDDVFTGSQIPKFGAPVGAPDYSEIFGVTSRGSSIPVLDLSRLNDDATVSDDCKIDYSNIFGGFDDENYDIAVPYEDLFSKPKRGKRSSSKSRTASEGSDQFSPSGRQNESSCEATNQSLDGPKHFNLSYHKTSHRSRDGSNGMTQIAQLHAVPGFTHFIDESSHLPKTDSCQEAPFVKSEVLRQKSFSGEIFKGRDRKEDLHAPKLQSVDGVHRNRSFSGEIFKEGHARNVDLRVPKKQSSDGHRNRRFSGEIFREGRDRNEDLHVPKKQSSDEVHHDRSFSGELFDGHDRKENLHVPKKQSSVGVVKVASGSSWDAFNDKFFSARDEFDRRSSSTEGASTSTPMANDIKGQPYQSKISGTDLKFGASGRGTRSTDSSPPSSDEELDANSAAAISAAALKKAIEKAQESIRLAKELMERKNESVPASQKQRSKGNLKPKDNRVECNTTNNRGNTIELQRKIGIGLPPFAEVCRGIPSSKADFASCFNLKDQQRVAGNVKLNTQTENVEASHRDVAGTWFPELVSSRKENTQTLASQQVESNNRSQPSMENNRHVYKLKEMNTSNKTIELSEGPNNAKSMGDIKPTLNVLGKAEAPEKYKGTSNSAVMHDSEDYVNSEITNDHSFSKEKGNCFAELKKPENMKINLESKFVEQWSFKNLPNSLAPLTEEKIGFQEMENDNLPNNGKTPPGNEMLKHEDLECRIAPKKLENVEMEENKSRSRRSSDEEETDIVRKEAFLWGENDEKPQHGFEKEGIESRQDDFQGGQDTGMWSHGVHEHGLSENKTTYSHGWEESERKHEGSEREILQNISTERCQYEATEDIENRADKFTQNRKTEASQEAEGTDSGLEASDKSEDDQETSVAPGVADKQNSKKAVNEPDHDASTCSREIQEDCECQLENDDLGISQQAVDFEGIQGVPEAINEHDECEKDGVIEESSSSGEKEIMETANDLQNASEDDTSEGMVQDTYGASSEDAKEVNHGSTCMNGANNLPSERVVFETESFCDVIQENVSDNESHSVPEVDPSEEQENTTFTDINLEQRCMEETGREPEESSNLDEGDDSWVRGHVENEETIKGDSVVDQVEKNKDIEAPQQVKKSVENSEDLECSSLPGHGKDNKPMDSDEEVKAELHGEENSLSGKTVVDVETKESLQKEAEDKNNGRKTEVDMRQREREKDRIAVERAIREARERAFAEARERAERAAVERATAEVRERVMAEAREKREKASTTIKVSTDKASIEAKLKAERAAVERATAEARERALEKALSQKSIAELRSQADRDGVERSASTARENGLKHSLSSSDLDKFDGSNSESAQRRKARLERHQRIMERAAKALAEKNNRDLLAQKEQTERNRLAEARDADIKRWASGKEGNLRALLSTLQYILGPDSGWQPISLTEIITTPAVKKAYRKATLYVHPDKLQQRGASIQQKYICEKVFDLLKAAWNRFNSEER, from the exons ATGGAGTCTCTTCAACGGCCTTTACACAGAAGAAAACTCTCTAGCGCCAATGGCTTTTCATTTTCATCGAAACAACATCCATACGACGACGTTTTTACAGGTTCACAAATACCCAAGTTCGGAGCCCCGGTTGGAGCTCCGGATTACTCTGAGATTTTTGGAGTTACATCTCGTGGTTCATCGATTCCTGTGCTGGATCTCTCTAGGCTAAATGATGATGCTACGGTTTCAGATGATTGTAAAATTGattattctaatatttttgGTGGTTTTGATGACGAAAATTATGATATTGCTGTGCCTTATGAAGACTTGTTTTCTAAACCTAAACGAGGCAAACGTTCTTCTAGTAAATCCAG GACTGCTTCGGAAGGATCCGATCAATTTAGTCCAAGTGGAAGGCAAAATGAGTCCTCATGTGAAGCAACTAATCAATCTTTGGATGGGCCAAAGCACTTTAACTTATCTTATCATAAGACCAGTCATAGAAGCCGAGATGGGTCAAATGGTATGACACAGATAGCTCAACTGCATGCTGTCCCTGGTTTTACGCATTTTATAGATGAAAGTTCTCATTTACCAAAGACTGATTCCTGTCAAGAAGCACCCTTTGTAAAAAGTGAAGTACTTCGCCAAAAGAGTTTTAGTGGGGAGATATTTAAAGGACGTGATAGGAAGGAGGATTTGCATGCCCCAAAGCTACAAAGTGTAGATGGAGTACATCGCAACAGGAGCTTTAGTGGTGAAATATTTAAAGAAGGGCATGCTAGGAATGTGGATTTGCGTGTCCCCAAGAAACAAAGTTCAGATGGACATCGTAATAGGCGCTTTAGTGGGGAAATATTTAGAGAAGGACGTGATAGGAATGAGGACTTGCATGTCCCCAAGAAACAAAGTTCAGATGAAGTTCATCATGACAGGAGCTTTAGTGGGGAATTATTTGATGGACATGATAGAAAGGAGAATTTGCATGTCCCCAAGAAACAAAGTTCAGTTGGCGTAGTGAAGGTTGCAAGTGGATCTAGCTGGGATGCGTTCAATGATAAGTTTTTTAGTGCACGTGATGAATTTGACAGGAGATCAAGTTCCACTGAAGGGGCATCAACTTCAACCCCCATGGCCAATGACATCAAGGGCCAACCTTATCAATCAAAAATTTCTGGtactgatttgaaatttggtgCATCTGGAAGGGGTACTCGTTCCACTGATTCTTCTCCACCTTCCTCTGATGAGGAACTTGATGCAAATTCGGCAGCTGCTATTTCTGCTGCCGCTTTGAAGAAAGCCATAGAGAAAGCTCAAGAAAGTATTAGACTAGCAAAAGAGCTAATGGAGAGAAAAAACGAAAGTGTTCCAGCTTCTCAGAAACAAAGGTCCAAAGGTAACTTAAAACCCAAGGATAATAGGGTTGAGTGTAACACAACAAATAACAGGGGAAATACTATAGAATTGCAGAGAAAAATAGGTATTGGATTGCCTCCATTTGCTGAGGTTTGCAGGGGAATTCCATCAAGCAAAGCTGATTTTGCTTCGTGCTTCAATCTTAAAGACCAGCAACGGGTTGCTGGAAATGTTAAGCTGAATACCCAGACTGAAAATGTTGAAGCATCTCACAGAGATGTAGCAGGAACTTGGTTTCCGGAGCTGGTAAGTAGTAGAAAAGAGAATACTCAAACCTTGGCATCTCAACAGGTTGAGAGCAACAATCGCTCTCAACCATCTATGGAGAATAATAGACATGTATACAAGCTAAAGGAGATGAATACAAGTAACAAGACCATAGAGCTTAGCGAAGGACCTAATAACGCCAAATCAATGGGGGACATAAAGCCAACACTAAACGTTCTCGGGAAGGCAGAAGCTCCAGAGAAATACAAAGGTACTTCTAATTCAGCTGTGATGCATGATTCTGAAGATTATGTAAATTCAGAAATCACCAATGACCATTCCTTTTCTAAGGAGAAAGGAAATTGTTTTGCTGAGTTGAAGAAGCCTGAAAACATGAAGATCAATTTAGAGTCGAAATTTGTTGAACAATGGAGTTTCAAGAACTTGCCGAATTCTCTGGCGCCACTTACTGAGGAGAAAATTGGGTTCCAAGAAATGGAGAATGATAATCTACCTAACAACGGAAAGACACCTCCAGGAAACGAGATGCTGAAGCATGAAGACTTGGAATGCAGAATAGCGCCGAAGAAGTTAGAAAATGTTGAGatggaagaaaacaaaagtaGATCGAGAAGGAGCTCCGATGAAGAAGAAACTGACATTGTACGTAAGGAAGCCTTCTTATGGGGGGAAAATGATGAGAAGCCGCAACATGGCTTCGAGAAAGAAGGCATTGAGAGTAGACAGGATGATTTCCAAGGGGGACAGGACACCGGAATGTGGTCGCATGGGGTTCATGAGCATGGGCTGAGTGAAAACAAAACGACTTACTCTCATGGATGGGAAGAAAGTGAGAGAAAACATGAAGGATCTGAGAGGGAAATACTTCAGAATATATCCACAGAGCGTTGTCAGTACGAAGCAACTGAAGACATAGAGAACCGAGCTGATAAATTCACACAGAATAGAAAGACTGAAGCAAGTCAGGAGGCTGAAGGAACTGATAGTGGGCTGGAAGCATCTGATAAGAGTGAGGATGATCAGGAGACAAGTGTGGCTCCAGGAGTTGCTGATAAACAGAATTCAAAGAAAGCTGTTAATGAGCCTGATCATGATGCCAGTACTTGTTCAAGAGAGATACAAGAAGATTGTGAATGTCAACTAGAAAATGATGACCTTGGAATAAGTCAGCAGGCAGTTGATTTTGAAGGGATACAAGGAGTTCCTGAAGCCATCAATGAGCATGATGAGTGTGAGAAGGATGGAGTAATTGAAGAGTCATCCAGTTCTGGGGAGAAGGAGATAATGGAAACTGCTAATGATCTCCAAAATGCTAGTGAAGACGATACCTCTGAGGGCATGGTGCAAGATACTTATGGGGCCTCATCTGAGGATGCCAAGGAAGTGAATCATGGTTCCACTTGCATGAATGGTGCGAACAATCTTCCGAGTGAGAGAGTGGTGTTTGAGACAGAGAGCTTCTGCGATGTTATTCAAGAGAATGTCAGTGATAATGAATCACATTCTGTACCTGAGGTCGACCCTTCTGAAGAACAAGAGAATACCACATTTACTGACATAAACCTTGAACAGAGGTGCATGGAGGAGACCGGTAGGGAACCAGAAGAATCCTCAAATCTTGATGAAGGGGATGACTCTtgggtccgtggacatgtagAAAATGAGGAAACAATCAAGGGGGATAGTGTCGTTGACCAGGTCGAGAAAAACAAAGATATTGAAGCACCTCAGCAAGTAAAGAAGTCTGTTGAGAACTCAGAAGACTTAGAATGCTCTTCTTTACCTGGTCACGGCAAAGACAATAAACCAATGGACAGTGATGAAGAGGTAAAAGCAGAACTGCATGGGGAAGAGAACAGTCTCAGCGGAAAAACTGTTGTAGACGTGGAGACCAAAGAGTCACTGCAAAAAGAAGCGGAGGACAAAAATAATGGTAGAAAAACTGAGGTAGACATGAGACAGAGGGAAAGGGAAAAAGATAGAATAGCTGTGGAAAGAGCAATTCGTGAGGCTCGTGAGAGGGCTTTTGCTGAAGCCCGAGAAAGGGCAGAACGAGCTGCTGTGGAGAGAGCAACTGCTGAAGTTCGGGAAAGAGTAATGGCTGAGGCACGAGAAAAGCGTGAGAAGGCTTCTACAACTATCAAGGTATCAACAGACAAAGCTTCTATTGAGGCCAAGCTTAAAGCAGAACGAGCTGCTGTGGAGAGGGCAACAGCAGAAGCCCGTGAACGTGCTTTAGAGAAAGCTTTATCACAAAAGAGCATAGCTGAATTAAGGTCTCAAGCAGATAGAGACGGTGTTGAAAGATCTGCTAGTACAGCCAGAGAAAACGGGTTGAAGCACAGCCTTTCTTCTTCT gatttggataaatttgatGGAAGTAATAGTGAATCGGCTCAGAGGCGCAAAGCAAGGTTGGAGAGGCACCAGAGGATAATGGAACGAGCA GCAAAAGCCCTCGCGGAGAAGAATAACCGCGATCTTCTGGCTCAGAAAGAGCAAACAGAGAGAAAT AGACTAGCAGAAGCTCGTGATGCTGATATTAAAAGATGGGCCAGCGGGAAGGAAGGGAACCTACGTGCACTGCTTTCTACTCTGCAATAT ATCCTGGGTCCCGATAGTGGTTGGCAACCCATCTCGCTGACTGAAATTATTACAACTCCTGCTGTGAAGAAAGCTTACAGGAAAGCAACTCTTTATGTTCACCCTGATAAGTTGCAGCAAAGAGGAGCGAGCATTCAGCAAAAATATATTTGTGAAAAGGTTTTTGATCTTCTTAAG GCCGCATGGAATAGGTTCAACTCAGAAGAGAGATGA